From the genome of Streptomyces sp. V1I1, one region includes:
- a CDS encoding VOC family protein, whose translation MQITTSTVSLTVDDVAASQAFFTTHLGYQEQAVAEGFASLTRPDAAVDIVLLRRGIEVLPADQRDRHAGGLILAFTLTGLEAEEKRLRAEGVEITMPLREEPWGERLFQVTDPNGLIIQFVEWVTPADAQEESM comes from the coding sequence TTGCAGATCACCACTTCCACCGTCTCGCTCACCGTCGACGATGTGGCCGCTTCCCAGGCCTTCTTCACGACTCACCTCGGCTACCAGGAACAGGCCGTCGCCGAAGGCTTCGCCTCCCTCACGCGGCCCGACGCCGCGGTGGACATAGTCCTGCTGCGGCGCGGCATCGAGGTCCTGCCCGCGGATCAGCGCGACCGGCACGCCGGAGGTCTGATCCTCGCCTTCACCCTCACGGGGCTGGAGGCCGAGGAGAAGCGGCTGCGTGCGGAGGGCGTCGAGATCACCATGCCGTTGCGCGAAGAGCCGTGGGGCGAACGCCTCTTCCAGGTCACCGACCCCAACGGACTGATCATCCAGTTCGTCGAATGGGTCACGCCCGCCGACGCTCAGGAGGAGAGCATGTGA